One Armatimonadota bacterium DNA window includes the following coding sequences:
- the rfbB gene encoding dTDP-glucose 4,6-dehydratase, giving the protein MRRVVVTGGAGFIGSWLVRRLLSDYPDYQVVVLDALTYAGRRENLAAIESQIEFVHGDVRDRDCVRKTLAGATDLLHLAAETHVDRSIVNPDNFVTTDVYGTYVLLEASREIERFVYVSTDEVYGSIEEGEFTEESPLRPNSPYAASKASADLMCRAFFVTYDLPAIVTRGSNTFGPRQYPEKVLPLFVSNAIEGKPLPLYGDGRQRRDWLYVDDHCSGILTAWQKGKPGEAYNIGGGNERENIEIARRLLTVLGKPESLIKSVADRPGHDRRYALNSDKLKALGWAPKADFESAFEETVRWYAENRDWWKAIKERQPEFKQFADAWYKDRA; this is encoded by the coding sequence ATGAGAAGGGTCGTGGTAACCGGGGGCGCGGGGTTTATTGGTAGTTGGCTCGTGCGCCGGCTCTTAAGCGACTACCCCGATTATCAAGTGGTCGTTTTGGACGCGCTGACCTACGCTGGACGACGAGAAAATCTTGCTGCAATCGAATCCCAGATCGAGTTCGTTCACGGCGATGTGAGAGACCGGGATTGCGTCCGCAAGACGCTGGCAGGCGCTACCGATTTGCTCCATTTGGCCGCCGAAACCCACGTAGACCGGTCCATCGTCAATCCCGATAACTTTGTAACCACCGATGTATACGGGACTTATGTGCTCCTAGAAGCGTCGAGAGAGATCGAACGCTTTGTCTACGTCAGCACCGACGAAGTGTACGGCTCTATCGAAGAGGGCGAGTTTACGGAAGAATCGCCTTTGCGACCCAACTCGCCCTATGCCGCCAGCAAGGCCAGCGCCGACCTCATGTGCCGCGCCTTTTTCGTCACTTATGACCTGCCTGCTATCGTAACTCGAGGCAGCAATACGTTTGGGCCAAGGCAGTACCCAGAGAAAGTCTTGCCCCTGTTCGTTTCGAATGCTATCGAGGGCAAACCCTTGCCCCTTTACGGCGATGGCAGGCAGCGGCGCGACTGGCTGTACGTGGACGACCATTGCTCGGGCATCCTGACCGCATGGCAAAAAGGGAAGCCGGGGGAGGCCTATAACATCGGCGGAGGCAACGAGCGCGAAAACATTGAGATTGCGAGGCGCTTGCTGACCGTATTGGGCAAGCCTGAAAGTCTGATCAAGAGCGTCGCCGACCGGCCGGGTCACGATCGTCGCTATGCTCTGAACTCGGATAAGCTGAAGGCGCTCGGCTGGGCGCCGAAAGCCGACTTCGAAAGTGCATTCGAAGAGACCGTGCGATGGTACGCCGAAAACCGCGATTGGTGGAAGGCCATCAAAGAGCGCCAGCCAGAGTTCAAGCAATTTGCCGATGCCTGGTACAAGGATAGAGCCTGA